From Paenibacillus sp. V4I7, one genomic window encodes:
- a CDS encoding CotH kinase family protein: MIPTRHIVIQDQQLRKLNEDVWSKQFVNGVLISKGKRIPIKVRYRGGHTREYAKKSYEIVCRGKTYHLNAEYDDPSMIRNALSFRFFQRIGVPSPQTKHFELKLNGESQGVYLEIEAVDKNFFRKRKISAQSLFYAVDDDANFELFHPETKRNKRTMFEGYEQILGLSSEKKELSAFISKINKLSGKPLAQYLQSHLDIDNYLRWLAGAVFTGNFDGFDQNYAIYRHKPTKLYRIIPWDYEGTWGRNCYGKVCGSDLVRIKGYNRLTEKLMSFKSIRLRYKRILTSILRTSFTRKQISPMIGFLHGTIAPYMLNDHNRKWPYSEFRGEPELIMNYIKERREIIKQEMEKL; this comes from the coding sequence ATGATACCGACTCGACATATCGTAATCCAGGATCAGCAGCTTAGAAAGTTGAATGAAGATGTTTGGAGTAAGCAATTCGTAAACGGTGTACTTATTAGTAAAGGGAAACGTATTCCTATTAAGGTCCGTTATCGGGGTGGGCACACGCGAGAGTATGCGAAGAAATCATATGAAATTGTATGCAGGGGAAAGACTTACCATCTGAATGCGGAGTATGACGATCCTTCGATGATACGGAATGCGCTCTCATTTCGATTTTTCCAACGAATTGGTGTGCCTAGTCCACAAACGAAGCATTTTGAATTGAAGCTAAATGGAGAGAGTCAGGGGGTTTATTTAGAAATAGAAGCTGTTGATAAAAACTTCTTCAGGAAAAGGAAGATTAGTGCGCAATCCCTCTTCTATGCTGTGGATGATGATGCCAATTTTGAACTGTTTCACCCGGAAACAAAAAGGAATAAGAGGACGATGTTTGAAGGGTACGAGCAAATATTAGGCTTAAGCAGCGAAAAAAAAGAGCTGAGCGCATTCATTTCCAAGATCAATAAACTGTCTGGGAAGCCATTAGCTCAATATTTGCAATCCCATTTGGATATTGATAATTATTTGCGATGGTTAGCAGGAGCTGTTTTCACCGGAAACTTTGATGGGTTTGATCAAAATTATGCGATCTATCGTCATAAGCCTACCAAATTATATCGCATCATACCCTGGGATTACGAAGGTACTTGGGGGAGAAATTGCTACGGGAAAGTATGCGGCAGTGATTTGGTACGAATTAAGGGATACAATCGCTTGACCGAAAAACTGATGAGTTTCAAGAGTATTAGGCTGCGTTATAAACGAATTCTTACTTCCATTCTTCGCACATCGTTTACAAGGAAACAAATATCCCCGATGATTGGATTTTTACACGGTACGATAGCCCCTTATATGCTGAATGATCATAATCGTAAGTGGCCTTATTCGGAATTTAGAGGTGAGCCTGAATTAATTATGAACTACATTAAGGAAAGGCGGGAAATTATTAAGCAAGAAATGGAAAAGCTTTAG
- a CDS encoding arsenic transporter, producing MIGSASVTLTIAAFVMTVILILWRPKDMNEAIPATGGAILVLLSGSVSLADLLQITDTISDAAITIMATIVMAIVLESFGFFQWAAEGLMARAKGSGIRLFWYVNLLCFLMTLFFNNDGSIMITTPILLIVLEKLGLKNHQKIPYLLSGALIATASSAPIGVSNIVNLIALKIVGMDLYMHTLMMFIPSTLGLIVFLLLLFLCFYRILPTKLPINAIGPRKHPLNNVKLPSTLPAIKDRTKFMRNILLFVFMVRVSLFIASYYGIPVSIVAVLGSTVLLAWRWLYLKISPVDMVKKTPWHIFAFAFGMYVIIYGLNNIGLTHMLVSAFKPLVSGDLLNGSLLMGALVTLLSMLVNNHPALMIGTLTLTGMELDPLTLKVTYLASVIGSDLGALLLPIGTLASLIWLHILRQHKVKISWKDYCKVTFITIPPALIFTLVCLAFWVKWIY from the coding sequence ATGATTGGTTCCGCATCTGTAACCCTTACGATAGCTGCCTTTGTGATGACTGTTATCCTAATTCTTTGGCGTCCTAAGGATATGAACGAAGCGATCCCTGCAACGGGAGGTGCTATCCTTGTTCTTCTAAGCGGAAGTGTTTCTTTGGCTGATTTACTTCAAATTACAGATACCATCAGTGACGCCGCTATCACGATTATGGCAACTATCGTCATGGCGATTGTATTAGAGAGCTTTGGTTTCTTCCAATGGGCGGCAGAAGGATTAATGGCTAGAGCCAAAGGATCAGGGATCCGTCTATTCTGGTACGTTAATCTACTTTGTTTTTTAATGACTTTATTCTTCAACAATGATGGCAGTATTATGATAACAACGCCTATATTACTCATTGTTCTAGAGAAACTAGGGTTAAAAAATCACCAGAAAATACCCTACTTACTTTCCGGTGCTCTAATCGCTACGGCTTCTAGCGCTCCTATAGGAGTTAGTAATATTGTTAATCTTATTGCGCTCAAAATTGTAGGAATGGATTTATATATGCACACATTAATGATGTTTATCCCATCAACGTTGGGGTTAATTGTATTTTTATTGTTATTATTCCTCTGTTTCTACCGTATTCTCCCAACGAAATTACCAATAAACGCGATTGGACCAAGAAAACATCCCTTAAACAACGTTAAACTTCCAAGCACACTGCCAGCCATTAAAGATCGAACTAAATTCATGAGAAATATATTACTGTTCGTATTCATGGTTCGGGTAAGTCTATTTATTGCCTCCTATTACGGTATACCTGTAAGTATCGTAGCCGTGCTAGGTTCAACTGTTCTACTTGCATGGCGCTGGCTATATCTCAAAATATCTCCAGTCGATATGGTAAAGAAGACACCATGGCATATCTTCGCGTTTGCCTTTGGGATGTACGTTATCATATATGGATTAAATAATATTGGGCTAACTCATATGCTTGTTAGTGCCTTTAAACCATTAGTTTCAGGAGACTTATTAAATGGGAGCTTACTAATGGGAGCACTAGTCACACTTCTTTCTATGTTAGTAAACAATCACCCTGCCTTAATGATAGGAACACTAACTTTAACAGGTATGGAGTTAGACCCACTAACTTTAAAAGTAACCTACTTAGCCAGTGTAATTGGTAGCGATCTTGGGGCTCTACTTCTGCCTATCGGGACACTAGCTTCGCTAATTTGGCTCCATATCCTTAGACAGCATAAAGTGAAAATAAGCTGGAAGGATTATTGCAAGGTCACGTTTATAACAATTCCCCCTGCATTAATATTCACATTGGTTTGTCTTGCCTTTTGGGTTAAGTGGATTTATTAA
- a CDS encoding DUF2642 domain-containing protein produces the protein MMFFNTYIGKMVQIELIGDGDKIGFLIDVGPDIIVIYMEKKYLYLPIAHIRNITLNLDKSITDSPPDLTLQTGEITYHQILSSAVDRFVEIYISNNQTIHGYVRHISQDYLVFHSPLYQNMYIPLFHLKWISPYQNNQTPYSQVRSQLTSSSSDPSFALLPNTFEQLLKDLVGKIVCFDSGLHANKIGLLQKLDFPFAELITADEKKLHYNIQHIKNCILFNK, from the coding sequence ATGATGTTTTTCAACACGTATATTGGAAAGATGGTACAGATTGAGTTGATTGGGGATGGGGATAAAATTGGTTTCCTAATCGATGTAGGACCAGATATCATCGTCATTTACATGGAAAAGAAGTACTTATATCTTCCTATCGCTCATATTAGAAATATCACACTAAACCTAGACAAGTCGATCACGGACTCTCCGCCTGACCTAACTTTGCAAACTGGAGAAATCACCTACCACCAAATCTTAAGCAGTGCGGTCGATCGATTCGTAGAAATTTATATTTCTAATAATCAGACAATCCACGGTTATGTGAGACATATTTCTCAAGACTACTTGGTGTTTCATTCACCCCTTTATCAGAATATGTACATTCCTTTGTTTCATTTAAAATGGATTAGTCCATATCAAAACAATCAGACTCCTTATTCACAAGTGCGAAGTCAATTGACTTCTAGTTCATCTGATCCATCTTTTGCTTTGCTCCCGAATACTTTTGAACAATTGCTGAAAGATTTGGTAGGGAAAATCGTCTGTTTTGACTCAGGTTTACATGCGAACAAGATTGGCTTGCTGCAGAAGCTGGACTTTCCATTTGCGGAACTAATCACGGCCGATGAGAAAAAGCTGCATTACAACATTCAACATATCAAGAATTGCATTCTCTTTAATAAATGA
- a CDS encoding SAM-dependent methyltransferase, with protein sequence MTHRDQKIYRFSEAPIWELQRTYYEEQGIGAWQSEDVPQYITSNPSIAVAYAEIVFGLLQDRARLGFTSEPVTILELGAGSGRLAYHIVKELCELRDYSGIILPPFRYVMSDLAFKNIAFWQQHRSLLPFVEQGVLDFAQFDAVQGTEFHLTQSGDRIRMGDLQQPLLVIANYFFDSIPQELLYVDENKIYECMVSLLFPEGDVKRSAADMLKNVIPEYHYRRAEEYEQESYPYREVVGLYAQKLEDSHILFPAVGLQCLERLSLLSQEGFLLLTADKGDHRIENWEYNEPPKLIHHGSFSLTANYHAIGYVFEQKGAMSLFTSHPYNHLNIGCMLMVPNPHSYGHTRLAYRRFVERFGPDDFFSIKEWFDSHLDLMEINQLLAFWRLGGYDAQLFLQSAKRISNLIPACEEEELSDIRQGILLMWDGYYPMELNRDLALDCAMLLYQMDMFKDALLFYERTNNEYRNDASVLYEMAICYYEVGEDAAAKEFARNTLELAPEHEGALALMTLFP encoded by the coding sequence ATGACACATAGGGATCAGAAGATTTATCGTTTCAGTGAAGCACCCATCTGGGAGCTACAGCGAACTTATTATGAAGAACAGGGAATTGGTGCATGGCAGAGTGAAGATGTTCCACAATACATAACTAGTAACCCAAGTATTGCGGTTGCCTATGCCGAGATCGTATTTGGGCTTCTTCAAGATAGAGCGAGGCTTGGTTTCACGTCAGAACCGGTGACGATACTGGAGCTTGGGGCGGGCTCGGGCAGGTTAGCCTATCATATCGTAAAGGAACTATGTGAGCTGAGGGATTACTCAGGTATAATACTTCCTCCATTTCGATATGTAATGAGTGATCTAGCATTCAAAAATATCGCCTTTTGGCAGCAGCACCGCAGCTTACTTCCTTTTGTGGAACAGGGGGTTCTGGACTTTGCACAATTTGATGCTGTGCAGGGTACCGAATTTCATTTGACGCAATCTGGTGATCGAATAAGGATGGGTGACTTGCAGCAGCCTCTGCTGGTTATTGCGAATTACTTTTTTGACAGTATTCCGCAAGAACTGCTCTATGTAGACGAAAACAAAATTTATGAATGCATGGTTTCATTGCTCTTCCCGGAAGGTGATGTCAAACGTAGTGCTGCGGATATGCTGAAGAACGTCATTCCCGAGTATCATTATCGAAGAGCGGAAGAATATGAACAGGAATCGTACCCTTATCGTGAGGTTGTAGGGTTGTATGCGCAGAAGCTGGAGGATTCCCATATCCTCTTTCCAGCCGTTGGTCTGCAATGTTTGGAACGACTTAGCCTGCTCTCGCAAGAGGGATTTCTCCTGCTTACTGCGGATAAAGGTGACCACCGAATTGAGAACTGGGAATATAACGAACCTCCCAAGTTGATTCATCATGGCAGCTTTTCCCTGACAGCCAATTATCATGCCATTGGGTATGTTTTTGAGCAAAAGGGTGCCATGAGCTTATTCACATCTCACCCCTATAACCATTTGAACATAGGGTGTATGCTTATGGTTCCAAATCCGCACAGTTATGGTCATACTCGCTTAGCTTATCGACGGTTTGTTGAGCGTTTTGGTCCAGATGATTTCTTCAGTATCAAAGAATGGTTTGATTCACATTTGGATCTCATGGAAATTAACCAACTCTTAGCTTTTTGGCGCTTGGGTGGGTATGATGCTCAATTGTTCCTACAAAGCGCGAAGCGAATCTCGAATCTTATTCCCGCGTGTGAGGAAGAAGAATTATCGGACATTCGTCAAGGTATACTTCTGATGTGGGATGGATATTATCCAATGGAATTAAACCGTGACTTAGCTTTGGACTGTGCTATGTTATTGTATCAAATGGATATGTTCAAGGATGCTTTGCTATTCTACGAACGGACCAACAATGAGTACAGGAATGACGCTTCGGTACTTTATGAAATGGCCATTTGCTATTACGAGGTCGGTGAAGATGCGGCAGCTAAGGAATTTGCTCGTAATACCCTAGAATTAGCACCCGAACATGAAGGTGCTTTAGCGCTTATGACACTTTTTCCATAA
- a CDS encoding C40 family peptidase produces the protein MQKKNKNYLGKKTIVSLGLALSMFSGFSTSALAAPVSTATVNKGVNFRADQSTSAPVWGFIKQGTLLSVEAANDYWVLVNYGGKKGYVSRNYVTVHENKPAPSQPAPGGSLGSKIINTASSFKGRVTYVFGSRDLQRLRLDCSSFTQYVFQLNGIQIPWGSKAQAKVGTYIPRNQLQPGDLVFFSVNTPDQINHVGIYIGNGQFINNLPNKGVVVDNFNSSYWTSHYITGRRI, from the coding sequence ATGCAAAAAAAGAATAAGAACTACCTTGGAAAAAAGACGATAGTATCTTTAGGCTTAGCGCTCTCCATGTTTAGTGGCTTTTCTACTAGTGCTCTTGCTGCTCCTGTATCAACAGCAACCGTGAATAAGGGTGTTAACTTCCGAGCCGATCAGAGTACGAGTGCTCCCGTTTGGGGATTTATTAAACAAGGCACATTATTGTCTGTTGAAGCTGCCAACGACTACTGGGTTCTAGTCAACTACGGTGGGAAAAAGGGTTATGTCTCTCGCAATTATGTAACCGTACATGAAAATAAACCTGCTCCTAGCCAGCCCGCTCCTGGAGGCAGTTTGGGAAGTAAAATTATCAACACGGCTTCCTCTTTCAAAGGCCGGGTTACCTACGTATTTGGATCGAGAGATCTACAGCGTTTGCGTTTAGATTGTTCTTCCTTCACGCAATATGTATTTCAACTGAATGGCATTCAAATTCCTTGGGGATCTAAAGCTCAAGCCAAAGTGGGCACATATATTCCACGTAATCAGCTCCAACCGGGTGATTTGGTATTTTTCAGTGTAAATACACCAGATCAAATTAACCACGTGGGCATCTACATAGGTAATGGTCAATTCATTAACAATTTACCGAACAAAGGTGTTGTCGTTGACAACTTCAATAGTTCGTATTGGACAAGCCATTACATCACAGGCCGTAGAATCTAA
- a CDS encoding spore gernimation protein GerQ, whose translation MVNQPTLAAHESLELHEALNFKTLCVLKSKMMQGLVFDQELKALMQKDVEQSMQAIADLQSVYAKAPFQAPVPNRPTPIIN comes from the coding sequence ATGGTAAATCAGCCAACATTAGCAGCGCATGAATCCCTGGAATTGCATGAAGCCCTTAATTTCAAAACACTTTGCGTATTGAAATCCAAGATGATGCAAGGCTTAGTTTTCGACCAAGAATTAAAAGCATTGATGCAGAAAGACGTGGAGCAGTCCATGCAAGCCATTGCTGATCTGCAGTCCGTTTATGCGAAAGCGCCATTCCAAGCCCCTGTTCCCAATCGCCCGACACCCATTATAAATTGA
- a CDS encoding spore coat protein, translating into MNEDYDYLDPSNALNMPEMADMTFAMDFLIRVKEGVRNTAIALTETASESARTILRSQLHQGIALHQEVSDLMMRKKWFHPYELYEQYKLDQLGAINAVQMAQMKLFPDDTSRKGMFDRTPDQ; encoded by the coding sequence ATGAATGAAGACTATGATTATTTAGACCCGAGTAATGCTCTCAATATGCCAGAGATGGCCGACATGACTTTTGCTATGGATTTTCTCATCCGTGTCAAAGAAGGAGTTAGAAATACAGCGATTGCCTTAACGGAAACGGCATCTGAGAGCGCAAGAACGATCCTCCGCAGCCAGCTTCATCAAGGCATTGCGCTGCATCAAGAAGTATCCGATCTTATGATGAGGAAGAAATGGTTCCATCCTTATGAGCTCTACGAACAATATAAATTAGATCAGCTAGGGGCAATTAATGCTGTTCAAATGGCTCAAATGAAGCTGTTCCCAGACGACACCTCGCGTAAAGGCATGTTTGATCGGACACCAGATCAATAA
- a CDS encoding zinc-dependent alcohol dehydrogenase, translated as MKAVTYQGLKNVVVKEVPDPKIEKADDMIVRMTTTAICGSDLHLIHGMIPNLQEDYVIGHEPMGIVEEVGSGVTKLKKGDRVIIPFNISCGECFYCKNQLESQCDNSNENADMGAYFGYSGTTGGYPGGQAEYLRVPFANFTHFKIPESCEHPDETLCLISDAMTTAFWSVDNSGVKEGDTVIVLGCGPVGLLVQKFSWFKGAKRVIAVDYLDYRLEHAKRTNKVEIVNFEHGENIGNYLKEITKGGADVVIDCTGMSGKMTPLESIASGLKLHGGAMGGIVIASQAVRKGGTIQITGAYGGRYNAFPLGDIFQRNVNIRAGQAPVIHYMPYMYELIDTGKVDPGDVITHILPLSEARHGYEVFDTRQENCIKVVLKP; from the coding sequence ATGAAAGCTGTTACGTACCAAGGCCTCAAAAATGTCGTTGTGAAAGAGGTACCTGATCCGAAGATTGAGAAAGCGGACGATATGATTGTCCGAATGACGACAACGGCGATCTGCGGTTCCGATTTGCATTTGATTCACGGAATGATTCCTAATTTACAGGAAGATTATGTGATCGGACACGAGCCTATGGGTATCGTGGAAGAGGTTGGTTCTGGCGTAACAAAGTTAAAGAAAGGCGATCGTGTCATTATTCCTTTCAATATTAGCTGCGGCGAATGCTTTTACTGTAAAAACCAGCTAGAGAGCCAGTGCGATAATTCCAATGAGAACGCGGATATGGGTGCTTACTTTGGATATTCCGGAACAACAGGCGGGTATCCGGGTGGACAGGCCGAATATTTGCGGGTGCCCTTTGCGAATTTCACTCATTTCAAAATACCTGAAAGCTGCGAGCATCCGGATGAGACGCTTTGTTTAATTTCTGACGCTATGACAACAGCCTTTTGGAGTGTTGATAATTCTGGTGTGAAGGAAGGGGATACGGTTATTGTCCTCGGTTGCGGACCTGTAGGACTGCTGGTGCAAAAATTCAGTTGGTTTAAGGGAGCAAAGCGAGTTATCGCCGTAGATTATCTCGATTACCGCTTGGAGCATGCGAAACGAACGAATAAGGTGGAAATCGTCAACTTCGAGCACGGGGAAAATATCGGAAATTACTTGAAGGAAATAACGAAAGGTGGGGCAGATGTCGTCATCGATTGTACGGGAATGAGTGGGAAAATGACCCCGCTGGAATCCATTGCCTCTGGATTAAAGCTTCATGGCGGTGCGATGGGCGGTATTGTCATTGCTTCTCAGGCTGTGCGTAAAGGTGGAACGATCCAGATTACGGGCGCTTATGGCGGACGATATAATGCTTTTCCGCTCGGTGACATTTTCCAAAGAAACGTCAATATCCGTGCAGGTCAAGCCCCCGTCATTCACTACATGCCGTATATGTATGAGTTGATTGATACTGGCAAAGTGGATCCGGGCGATGTCATCACTCATATCCTACCACTCAGCGAAGCAAGACATGGGTATGAAGTATTTGATACTAGACAGGAGAATTGCATTAAAGTTGTTCTTAAACCTTAA
- a CDS encoding spore coat protein — MNIILEHLTGMHTMTDQVIAMDFLISAKSGVRNYAMAVTEAGTPEIKAILTKQLDEAIDTHERITKYMMEQGWYHPWNIKEQIQFDLKNIQIALNAPTL; from the coding sequence ATGAACATCATACTTGAGCATTTGACAGGTATGCATACGATGACCGATCAAGTGATTGCCATGGATTTTCTGATCTCAGCGAAAAGCGGGGTAAGAAACTACGCGATGGCCGTAACGGAAGCGGGTACTCCAGAGATCAAGGCGATCCTCACCAAGCAATTAGATGAAGCGATTGATACGCACGAGAGAATAACAAAGTACATGATGGAACAAGGTTGGTATCATCCGTGGAACATCAAAGAGCAGATTCAATTCGACTTGAAGAACATACAGATTGCTTTGAATGCACCGACGCTGTAG
- a CDS encoding S-layer homology domain-containing protein, producing the protein MKKIAALTLTTLLCSSLTFGSAFAFSDLEEGQAESILALKDRGVVSGIDQEHFVPKGKISYAQSVKMIVKGLDLNLDLMRFKKQPEATDMYANISNDAWYADAFIIAHYHGLQIPKDVNPNATITREQFGDLLVRALEKKGNFPLIKMFIMIKDEDQITVDYQGTLQRLLLYKITTLDKDGKFNPKSELTRGEAASWLYNAIRVMEANTQKPAPTEEIAVKVEKVNDDVNKVTLSRGDKPNPGYGIEVNAIQFNEDGQAVITYTLLDPKPDMMYAQVITEAKTVTYISSKYKVTAEPAPSK; encoded by the coding sequence ATGAAAAAAATAGCCGCTTTAACGTTAACAACCTTATTGTGCAGTAGTTTGACATTCGGTTCAGCGTTTGCTTTTTCTGATTTAGAGGAAGGACAAGCAGAATCCATTCTGGCCTTAAAAGATCGTGGCGTCGTAAGTGGGATCGATCAGGAGCACTTTGTTCCTAAAGGAAAAATTAGCTATGCACAGAGCGTGAAAATGATTGTAAAAGGCTTGGATCTGAACTTAGACTTAATGCGTTTCAAAAAACAGCCGGAAGCAACGGACATGTATGCGAACATCTCCAATGATGCCTGGTATGCGGACGCTTTTATCATTGCGCATTATCACGGATTGCAGATTCCTAAAGATGTGAACCCGAATGCGACGATTACTCGTGAACAATTCGGGGACTTATTAGTTCGTGCCTTAGAAAAGAAAGGCAATTTCCCGCTGATCAAAATGTTCATCATGATCAAGGATGAGGATCAAATAACGGTTGATTATCAAGGCACTTTACAGAGACTGCTTCTTTATAAAATTACTACCCTTGATAAGGATGGTAAGTTTAATCCTAAAAGTGAGCTTACGCGTGGCGAAGCAGCAAGCTGGCTCTATAACGCTATTCGCGTAATGGAAGCTAATACTCAAAAACCGGCTCCTACTGAAGAAATAGCGGTAAAGGTTGAGAAAGTAAATGATGATGTTAACAAGGTAACGCTATCCAGAGGTGATAAACCTAACCCTGGCTACGGTATTGAAGTTAATGCGATCCAGTTTAACGAAGATGGTCAGGCTGTCATTACGTACACACTGCTCGACCCCAAACCTGACATGATGTATGCTCAGGTGATTACCGAAGCGAAAACTGTCACTTATATTTCGTCAAAGTATAAGGTAACAGCTGAACCTGCTCCTTCGAAGTAA
- a CDS encoding LacI family DNA-binding transcriptional regulator translates to MPTLKDIADLVGVSISTASRVVRNDTSRHINPETKAKVWEAVRQLNYTPNESARHLVNKQKVEKKQTKQIGCIIQTARLNDDHPYYSPIITAFTKKILESGYSLGFMHTSDELKDEALLHHCIHDIQVDGIIIVGEVGPEIVDYLLKVDELALIGICTNGTEITMVDYDRIHAAKSAVDHLISQGHQSIGFVGGPGHTSELNSEERFQGFKFAMYDAGIPINKEWVIDTRWEIDRSYESIMERLKRTDLERPSAIFSASDQLAIPAMRAVIENQLRIPEDIAFISMDNIDFAQYTTPPLSSVHVPKVEIGTTAASTLLDMLNGEQPQLSKVLLPHRLIVRQSSVFTRK, encoded by the coding sequence TTGCCTACTCTCAAAGATATTGCAGATTTAGTCGGAGTTTCCATTTCAACAGCCTCACGTGTGGTGAGAAATGATACCAGCAGGCACATCAACCCGGAGACAAAGGCTAAGGTTTGGGAAGCTGTGCGTCAATTGAATTACACACCTAATGAATCGGCACGTCACCTTGTAAACAAACAAAAGGTAGAGAAAAAGCAGACCAAACAAATAGGCTGTATCATTCAAACGGCTCGTCTGAACGACGATCACCCTTATTACTCTCCGATCATTACTGCGTTTACCAAGAAAATATTGGAATCCGGTTATTCTTTGGGTTTCATGCATACCTCTGATGAGCTTAAAGACGAAGCGCTTCTGCATCATTGCATACATGACATACAAGTCGATGGTATTATTATCGTTGGCGAAGTAGGCCCCGAGATCGTTGACTATTTGCTAAAAGTGGATGAACTAGCACTGATAGGTATTTGTACGAACGGTACGGAAATTACCATGGTTGATTACGATCGCATTCATGCCGCGAAGTCAGCTGTCGATCATCTCATTTCACAAGGGCACCAATCGATTGGTTTTGTCGGCGGGCCAGGTCATACAAGTGAATTAAACAGCGAAGAGAGATTTCAAGGCTTTAAATTTGCCATGTACGATGCAGGTATTCCTATAAACAAAGAATGGGTGATAGACACCCGGTGGGAAATCGACCGCAGTTACGAGAGTATTATGGAGCGCTTGAAGCGAACAGATCTGGAACGACCTTCGGCGATATTCTCGGCGAGTGACCAATTAGCGATACCTGCTATGCGAGCTGTCATTGAGAACCAATTGCGCATTCCAGAGGATATTGCCTTCATCTCGATGGATAATATTGATTTTGCCCAATATACCACACCGCCGTTATCGTCGGTTCATGTACCAAAGGTTGAAATAGGCACAACAGCAGCTTCAACCTTGTTGGATATGCTGAATGGCGAGCAACCGCAGCTTTCCAAAGTGCTGCTTCCACATCGACTTATTGTGAGACAATCATCTGTATTTACTAGAAAATAA
- a CDS encoding sugar ABC transporter substrate-binding protein — MVNNRKKVVLITTLMSAMVVVSACGNSGSTNSTSTAAPKTDGKNPASASGEKVTITYGGWSMDTMTDVIKAFQASHPNIEVKAENTPYKQYFTKLETAAQGGTMPDVLWMNGPNFVKYAGNGMLKDLTETIKSDQLDLSKYPNSLVSLYSLDGKNYGIPKDFDTIGLWYNKKLFDDKGISYPDSTWDWSKLTEAAKKLTDPAKGIYGFAAPMMNQEDYYNTILQAGGYVISDDHKKSGFDQPEAIEGLKFLTDLIQVHKVSPTLAQMTETAPADMFTSGKLAMYFDGSWAAFTINQNADMKNKADVAVLPKGKKQGVVIHGLGHVISANSKHPKEAWEFVKYLGSKEAAEIAAKQGGAIPAYKGSETSWLATFPQYKAKAFIDMAEYATPYPVSKNTSVWNTYETEILKNAWTGDKSVADAAKELGAKMNQALAAEK, encoded by the coding sequence ATGGTCAACAATAGAAAAAAGGTTGTTCTCATCACAACGCTCATGTCGGCAATGGTTGTTGTAAGCGCTTGCGGTAATTCCGGTTCAACTAACTCTACCTCCACAGCAGCTCCTAAAACTGATGGTAAGAATCCAGCTTCTGCATCTGGTGAAAAAGTGACAATTACTTATGGCGGCTGGAGTATGGATACGATGACCGATGTCATCAAAGCGTTCCAAGCGAGCCACCCGAATATTGAAGTAAAAGCGGAGAATACGCCGTACAAACAATATTTCACCAAATTAGAAACGGCCGCTCAAGGCGGGACAATGCCTGACGTGCTTTGGATGAATGGTCCTAATTTTGTCAAGTATGCAGGTAACGGCATGTTAAAGGATTTGACAGAGACGATCAAGAGCGACCAGTTAGATCTCTCCAAATATCCAAACTCGCTTGTTTCGCTCTATAGTCTGGACGGCAAAAATTATGGAATTCCTAAAGACTTTGACACGATTGGCTTATGGTACAACAAAAAGCTGTTCGATGATAAAGGAATTTCCTACCCGGACAGCACGTGGGATTGGAGCAAGCTGACGGAAGCGGCTAAGAAATTAACGGATCCTGCCAAAGGCATCTACGGCTTCGCTGCTCCAATGATGAATCAGGAGGATTACTACAATACGATTCTTCAGGCTGGCGGCTATGTTATTTCTGATGACCATAAGAAATCAGGCTTTGATCAACCGGAAGCAATTGAAGGTTTGAAATTTTTGACGGATCTCATTCAAGTTCATAAAGTATCTCCGACACTAGCTCAGATGACGGAAACAGCACCAGCTGATATGTTCACCTCCGGCAAGCTTGCTATGTATTTTGACGGTTCTTGGGCTGCGTTTACCATTAATCAAAACGCCGATATGAAAAACAAGGCAGACGTAGCCGTGCTGCCAAAAGGGAAAAAGCAAGGTGTTGTGATTCATGGTCTGGGTCATGTGATATCCGCGAACTCCAAACATCCGAAAGAAGCTTGGGAATTCGTTAAATATCTTGGCTCCAAGGAGGCGGCTGAAATAGCTGCGAAGCAAGGTGGAGCGATTCCGGCTTACAAGGGCAGCGAGACTTCTTGGTTAGCGACATTCCCGCAATATAAAGCAAAAGCTTTCATTGACATGGCAGAGTATGCAACACCGTACCCTGTGTCAAAAAATACTTCGGTTTGGAATACTTATGAAACAGAAATTTTGAAAAATGCATGGACGGGAGATAAATCGGTAGCTGATGCGGCCAAAGAGCTCGGAGCTAAGATGAACCAAGCATTAGCAGCAGAAAAATAA